Proteins from one Niallia circulans genomic window:
- a CDS encoding phosphatidylserine decarboxylase translates to MKQFFYRFLIELTNSKWSSLLIKKFANSNFSTMIIPSFSKVYEINLEEAEKKAGNFSSLHDFFVRKLKSGAREIQHTSNGVISPVDAVIEDIGTIKKDKTIIVKGKTYSIEEMLGTQDTIGQYEGGTYLIFYLSPKDYHRIHSPIAGEIRKQWTLGGKSYPVNKYGLKYGKSPLSKNYRTISEVRTASGQHVAVVKVGAMFINSIILSHDHEMVSAGEEIAYFSFGSTVVLLFEKDALKMKENITAPYHVKMGELIGEFMD, encoded by the coding sequence TTGAAACAATTTTTTTACCGTTTTTTGATAGAACTGACTAACAGCAAGTGGAGTTCTTTACTAATAAAAAAATTTGCTAATTCAAATTTCAGTACTATGATTATTCCCTCCTTTTCCAAGGTGTATGAAATTAATTTAGAGGAAGCAGAAAAAAAGGCGGGCAATTTTTCCAGCCTGCATGATTTTTTTGTCAGAAAGCTAAAATCTGGAGCAAGAGAAATACAGCATACAAGCAATGGTGTGATTAGTCCTGTTGATGCTGTTATAGAAGATATCGGCACAATTAAAAAAGACAAAACGATAATAGTCAAAGGGAAAACTTACTCTATTGAGGAGATGTTGGGAACTCAGGATACGATAGGGCAATATGAGGGTGGTACATACTTGATATTCTACTTGAGTCCAAAGGATTACCATCGCATTCATAGTCCTATTGCCGGAGAAATAAGGAAGCAGTGGACACTTGGTGGAAAATCTTATCCAGTCAATAAATATGGTTTAAAGTACGGGAAAAGCCCGCTTTCCAAAAACTACCGGACGATTTCTGAAGTAAGAACAGCAAGTGGGCAGCATGTAGCGGTTGTTAAGGTAGGTGCCATGTTCATCAATTCTATTATTTTAAGTCACGACCATGAAATGGTAAGTGCGGGAGAGGAAATTGCTTATTTTTCCTTCGGATCAACTGTCGTTCTTCTTTTTGAAAAGGATGCTTTAAAAATGAAAGAAAACATAACAGCACCTTATCATGTTAAAATGGGAGAGCTAATTGGAGAATTCATGGATTAA
- a CDS encoding N-acetylmuramoyl-L-alanine amidase: MAKIFIDPGHGGSDPGAVGNGIREKDITLRIGTMVRDMLVSEYEGVTVRMSRTSDETVSLSQRSNAANSWGADYFVSIHVNAGGGTGFESYVYTGTGAPTTTYQTAVHNRVINLTNWGDRGKKQANFHVVRETTMPAILTENGFIDTASDANKLKNASFLSTLARGHAEGIADAFNLKKRETTENDTLYKVQIGAFRNKANADSLAAQARRDGLDAAVLLRDNLYKVQIGAFANRTNAEAMEDRAKEEGYSTIVLSES; this comes from the coding sequence ATGGCAAAAATATTTATTGATCCAGGCCATGGCGGCTCTGATCCAGGAGCAGTCGGGAATGGGATTCGAGAGAAGGATATTACATTACGCATTGGGACAATGGTCAGGGATATGCTTGTCAGTGAATATGAAGGTGTAACAGTTAGGATGAGCAGAACCTCTGATGAAACAGTAAGCCTTTCACAAAGGTCAAATGCTGCAAACAGCTGGGGAGCAGACTATTTTGTATCAATCCACGTTAATGCAGGTGGTGGAACAGGGTTTGAAAGCTATGTGTACACTGGAACAGGCGCACCAACAACAACCTATCAAACAGCGGTTCATAATCGAGTAATCAATCTTACTAATTGGGGCGACCGTGGTAAAAAACAGGCGAACTTCCATGTTGTAAGAGAAACGACTATGCCAGCTATTTTGACTGAAAACGGATTTATTGATACCGCATCTGATGCAAATAAACTAAAAAACGCTTCTTTCCTTTCCACATTAGCTAGAGGACATGCAGAAGGCATAGCAGATGCTTTCAATTTGAAAAAAAGAGAAACAACTGAAAATGATACACTTTATAAAGTGCAAATAGGTGCTTTTAGAAATAAAGCAAATGCAGACAGTCTTGCAGCACAGGCAAGACGTGATGGTCTTGATGCAGCAGTGTTGTTAAGAGATAACCTCTATAAAGTCCAAATCGGCGCATTTGCAAACCGCACAAATGCAGAAGCAATGGAAGACAGAGCTAAAGAAGAAGGTTACTCTACAATTGTATTGTCAGAATCCTAA
- the yqeH gene encoding ribosome biogenesis GTPase YqeH, producing MTERIHCFGCGVAIQTENKDELGYAPASSLEKETIICQRCFRLKHYNEVQDVSLTDDDFLKILNEIGRSDSLIVKIVDIFDFNGSWLPGLHRFTGKNKVLLIGNKVDLLPKSVNKHKVINWMKKEAKDLGLRPADVFLVSAQKGQSIKEVLEAIEYHREGKDVYVVGCTNVGKSTFINSVLKEVSGEENIITTSHFPGTTLDIIEIPLSDGKALVDTPGIINHHQMAHFVDKRDLKVITPKKEIKSKVFQLNEGQTLFFGGLARFDFTSGDRHSFVCYFSNELDIHRTKTENADALYEKHAGEMLTPPKRDEMEQFPKLIKHEFTIKEPKTDIVFSGLGWITVNEPNIKVSVYVPQGVHAMIRKSLI from the coding sequence GTGACAGAAAGAATACATTGCTTTGGATGCGGAGTTGCCATTCAGACTGAAAATAAAGATGAGCTTGGTTATGCACCTGCTTCTTCTTTAGAGAAGGAGACGATAATTTGCCAGCGCTGCTTCCGCTTGAAGCACTATAATGAAGTACAGGATGTATCATTGACAGATGATGATTTCTTAAAGATTCTGAATGAAATCGGCAGAAGTGACAGCCTTATTGTTAAGATTGTTGATATATTTGATTTTAATGGCAGCTGGCTTCCTGGGCTGCATCGCTTTACAGGCAAAAACAAAGTGTTGTTGATAGGAAATAAGGTTGACTTGCTTCCAAAGTCAGTTAACAAACATAAAGTCATCAATTGGATGAAAAAAGAAGCAAAGGATCTTGGTTTAAGACCTGCTGATGTCTTTTTAGTAAGCGCACAAAAGGGTCAAAGCATTAAAGAAGTGCTTGAGGCTATTGAGTATCACCGCGAAGGAAAAGACGTCTATGTAGTTGGATGTACGAATGTAGGGAAATCGACATTCATTAACTCTGTCCTTAAAGAGGTTTCTGGAGAGGAAAATATCATTACAACATCTCATTTTCCAGGAACAACGCTTGATATTATAGAAATTCCATTATCAGACGGCAAGGCATTAGTAGATACACCAGGAATTATTAACCATCACCAAATGGCTCATTTTGTTGATAAACGTGATTTAAAGGTTATCACTCCGAAAAAAGAAATAAAATCGAAAGTGTTTCAGCTTAATGAAGGACAAACATTGTTCTTTGGAGGTTTAGCTCGCTTTGATTTTACAAGTGGTGACCGTCACTCATTTGTTTGTTATTTCTCTAATGAACTGGATATCCACCGCACTAAAACGGAGAATGCTGATGCACTTTATGAAAAGCATGCCGGGGAAATGCTGACACCTCCAAAACGAGATGAAATGGAGCAATTTCCTAAGCTTATTAAGCATGAATTCACGATAAAAGAACCGAAAACAGATATTGTTTTTTCAGGGCTTGGTTGGATTACAGTGAATGAGCCAAATATTAAAGTTTCTGTGTATGTTCCACAAGGTGTTCATGCTATGATCAGAAAGTCGCTAATCTAA
- a CDS encoding nicotinate-nucleotide adenylyltransferase, which yields MRKKIGILGGTFDPPHIGHLIIANEVMHHENLDEIWFMPNQEPPHKIISGSASNEDRLAMLHLAIKGKEEFQVQTIELDREGKSYTFDTMTILKEMHPEFEFHFIIGADMVEYLPKWYMIDELLQLVRFISVNRPNYSSDTSYPVQFVAVPDINISSKLIRGRLIKGETISFLVKEEVERYIKEKRLYES from the coding sequence TTGAGAAAAAAGATTGGAATATTGGGAGGAACATTCGACCCTCCTCATATCGGTCATCTGATTATTGCAAATGAGGTCATGCACCATGAAAATTTGGATGAGATTTGGTTTATGCCAAATCAGGAGCCTCCGCATAAAATAATATCAGGGAGTGCATCCAACGAAGACCGTTTAGCGATGCTACATCTAGCTATTAAGGGGAAGGAAGAATTCCAGGTTCAGACAATTGAGCTGGACAGGGAAGGCAAATCCTATACTTTTGATACAATGACTATCTTAAAAGAAATGCATCCGGAGTTTGAATTTCATTTCATCATTGGTGCCGATATGGTCGAGTACTTACCAAAATGGTACATGATTGATGAATTGCTTCAACTAGTCCGTTTTATAAGCGTTAATAGGCCGAACTACAGCAGTGATACAAGCTATCCCGTGCAATTTGTTGCAGTACCGGATATCAACATCTCCTCAAAGCTGATAAGAGGCAGGCTTATAAAGGGAGAAACTATATCGTTTCTTGTTAAGGAAGAAGTGGAACGATATATTAAGGAGAAGAGATTATATGAATCGTGA
- a CDS encoding YqeG family HAD IIIA-type phosphatase, which produces MLNNFLPDQFVKNIFEITPELLKEKGVKGIITDLDNTLVEWDRPLATPQILEWFEDMKKNNIKVTIVSNNKEGRVKSFSDPLNIPFIFAARKPMGRAFRRALKEMELSKTEAVVIGDQLLTDVLGGNRSGFHTILVVPVAQTDGFATRLNRKIERRILNWFRKKGKLTWED; this is translated from the coding sequence TTGTTAAATAATTTTTTGCCTGATCAGTTTGTTAAAAATATATTCGAAATTACACCAGAGCTTCTGAAAGAAAAAGGAGTAAAGGGAATTATAACGGATCTTGACAATACACTTGTTGAATGGGACCGTCCGTTGGCAACGCCACAGATATTGGAATGGTTCGAAGATATGAAGAAAAACAATATAAAAGTTACAATCGTTTCAAATAATAAGGAAGGAAGAGTAAAGTCCTTTTCTGATCCTTTAAACATCCCATTTATCTTTGCAGCAAGAAAACCAATGGGCAGAGCTTTTCGAAGAGCGCTTAAGGAAATGGAGCTCTCAAAAACGGAAGCAGTCGTTATTGGCGATCAGCTGCTTACAGATGTTCTTGGCGGAAACCGCAGCGGATTTCACACAATCCTCGTTGTGCCTGTAGCTCAAACAGATGGATTTGCGACAAGGTTGAACAGAAAAATTGAAAGAAGAATTTTAAATTGGTTCCGGAAAAAAGGAAAATTGACTTGGGAGGATTAA
- the yhbY gene encoding ribosome assembly RNA-binding protein YhbY: protein MLKGKQKRYLRAMAHHLNPIFQVGKGGVNENMIKQIGEALEVRELLKVSVLQNCEEDKSVVARELAEGTKAELVQLIGSTIVLYKESKENKSINLPS from the coding sequence ATGCTAAAGGGTAAACAAAAAAGATACTTGCGTGCAATGGCACATCATTTGAATCCGATTTTCCAAGTGGGAAAAGGCGGAGTGAATGAAAACATGATTAAGCAAATTGGTGAGGCACTTGAAGTAAGAGAGCTTTTAAAAGTGAGTGTGCTTCAAAACTGTGAAGAGGACAAAAGTGTTGTGGCAAGAGAGCTTGCAGAAGGAACTAAAGCAGAGCTTGTACAGTTAATTGGTTCAACAATTGTTCTATACAAGGAATCAAAAGAGAACAAAAGCATTAACTTGCCATCATAA
- a CDS encoding sporulation histidine kinase inhibitor Sda: MRKLSDELLIESYHKARELDLSPEFIRLIETEIHRRSLSIKMKVSS, from the coding sequence ATGCGCAAACTGTCAGATGAATTGTTGATTGAGTCATATCATAAAGCGAGGGAGCTGGATTTAAGCCCCGAATTTATACGTCTCATTGAAACAGAAATTCACCGACGTTCATTAAGTATTAAAATGAAAGTATCCTCTTAA
- a CDS encoding class I SAM-dependent DNA methyltransferase, with the protein MSYQQFAYLYDRLMDDVPYDKWVELLLAAKQEYNIKSSNLLDLACGTGELSVRLAQKGFTVTGADISSDMLSVAQNKAEEHNLSLFFMEQDMSELEDLPLFDFIGIFCDSLNYLQTEEQVVNTFKGVYEHLDDGGLFMFDVHSLYKMNHLFHNQTYALNDEDVSLIWLCYEGEHPNSVEHDLSFFHLDESTQQYMRYDELHFQRTFSIEQYSKWIKSAGFSIQKVTADFQNGEIQENAERIFFYCLK; encoded by the coding sequence ATGAGTTATCAGCAGTTCGCTTATCTATATGACAGATTGATGGATGACGTTCCATATGATAAGTGGGTTGAGCTCCTATTAGCAGCTAAGCAGGAGTACAACATAAAAAGCAGTAATCTCCTTGATTTAGCCTGCGGTACTGGTGAGCTGTCTGTTAGGCTGGCCCAAAAGGGCTTTACTGTAACAGGTGCAGATATTTCTTCTGATATGCTGAGTGTTGCGCAAAACAAAGCGGAAGAACATAATCTTTCCCTGTTTTTTATGGAGCAGGACATGTCAGAGCTTGAGGATTTGCCATTATTTGATTTCATCGGTATTTTTTGTGATTCACTAAACTACCTGCAGACAGAAGAACAGGTTGTGAACACATTTAAGGGCGTATATGAGCACTTAGATGATGGCGGGTTATTTATGTTTGACGTTCATTCCTTGTATAAGATGAACCATCTTTTCCATAATCAGACGTATGCACTGAATGATGAAGATGTCAGTCTTATTTGGCTTTGCTACGAAGGAGAACATCCAAACAGTGTCGAGCATGATTTATCGTTTTTCCATTTGGACGAGTCTACACAGCAATATATGCGTTATGATGAATTGCATTTTCAACGGACTTTTTCGATTGAGCAATACAGCAAATGGATTAAATCCGCCGGTTTTTCCATTCAAAAAGTTACCGCGGATTTTCAGAATGGTGAAATACAAGAGAACGCAGAGAGAATCTTTTTTTACTGCCTGAAATAA
- the sigK gene encoding RNA polymerase sporulation sigma factor SigK, with protein MSGIIYSLGLLVKELLFLVSYVKNNAFPQPLSASDEKKYLRLMAEGDSHARNMLIEHNLRLVAHIVKKFENTGEDSEDLISIGTIGLIKGIESFSEGKGTKLATYAARCIENEILMHLRALKKTKKDVSLHDPIGQDKEGNEISLIDVLKSESEDVVNTIQLNMELEKVKEYIDVLDEREKEVIVGRFGLDLKKEKTQREIAKELGISRSYVSRIEKRALMKMFHEFYRAEKEKRKKGQD; from the coding sequence ATGTCTGGGATTATTTATTCACTCGGGCTTTTAGTAAAAGAACTGTTGTTTCTTGTTTCTTATGTAAAAAATAATGCGTTTCCCCAGCCGTTATCTGCATCAGATGAAAAAAAGTATTTAAGGCTGATGGCAGAAGGAGATTCACATGCGCGAAATATGCTGATAGAACATAATTTACGCCTTGTTGCACATATTGTGAAGAAATTCGAAAACACTGGCGAGGACTCGGAGGATTTAATATCTATCGGAACAATTGGTTTGATTAAAGGAATAGAAAGCTTCTCAGAAGGTAAAGGAACGAAGCTTGCCACATACGCCGCAAGATGTATTGAGAATGAAATACTTATGCATTTAAGGGCATTGAAAAAAACCAAAAAAGATGTCTCCCTACATGACCCTATCGGGCAGGATAAAGAAGGTAATGAAATCAGCCTTATTGATGTCCTGAAGTCAGAATCAGAGGATGTAGTCAATACGATTCAGTTAAATATGGAGCTGGAAAAAGTGAAGGAATATATCGATGTATTAGATGAACGAGAAAAGGAAGTTATTGTCGGCAGGTTTGGGCTTGATTTGAAAAAAGAGAAGACTCAAAGAGAAATCGCAAAAGAACTTGGCATTTCAAGAAGCTATGTTTCTCGTATTGAAAAAAGAGCACTGATGAAAATGTTTCATGAATTTTACAGAGCAGAAAAGGAAAAACGGAAAAAGGGGCAGGATTAG
- the aroE gene encoding shikimate dehydrogenase, with protein MKRFAVIGDPIKHSMSPYMHNDLFQHYQIDARYDRVHIEKGMLETGLELLKKDGLAGFNVTVPHKTDILPFLDDLDPLCKEIGAVNTVVNENGKWIGYNTDGAGYLAGILKVMPELTDKKTLMIGAGGAARAIYFTLAHHGVETIDIVNRTKVRAEQLKAACPYPVQTAILSAEAAEQQLGEYDLIIQTTSIGMSPDIDDSPLDVTNIKENALISDIIYNPLEPKILQEGKSRGAIVQNGIEMFVYQGALAFEKWTGLMPDTDRMRKNVRKQLGGN; from the coding sequence ATGAAAAGGTTTGCGGTTATTGGGGATCCTATTAAACATTCTATGTCACCATATATGCATAATGATTTGTTTCAGCACTATCAAATCGACGCTCGATATGATAGGGTTCATATTGAAAAGGGAATGCTAGAAACGGGACTGGAACTCTTGAAAAAAGACGGTTTGGCCGGATTTAACGTAACCGTTCCTCATAAGACGGATATCCTCCCTTTTTTAGATGATCTTGATCCTCTTTGCAAAGAGATTGGTGCTGTTAACACTGTTGTTAATGAAAATGGAAAATGGATTGGCTATAATACAGATGGGGCCGGTTATCTGGCAGGTATCCTTAAAGTGATGCCTGAATTAACGGATAAAAAAACGTTAATGATTGGTGCTGGCGGTGCTGCTAGAGCTATTTATTTCACTTTAGCTCATCATGGTGTAGAAACGATTGATATAGTCAATCGCACAAAAGTGAGAGCAGAACAATTAAAGGCAGCTTGTCCTTATCCGGTTCAAACGGCAATACTGTCTGCTGAAGCAGCAGAACAGCAGCTCGGAGAATATGACTTAATCATCCAAACAACATCAATCGGAATGTCGCCAGATATAGATGATTCTCCATTAGATGTAACGAATATAAAAGAAAATGCGCTTATAAGCGATATTATTTATAATCCACTTGAGCCAAAAATCCTCCAAGAAGGTAAAAGCCGTGGAGCAATTGTTCAAAATGGGATTGAGATGTTTGTATATCAAGGGGCATTAGCGTTTGAAAAGTGGACTGGCCTGATGCCGGACACGGATAGAATGAGAAAAAATGTAAGGAAACAACTAGGAGGCAACTAA
- a CDS encoding M3 family oligoendopeptidase, translated as MTNKMYADVWDLDVFFPGGSSSPEFTKHLEETGTKIEEFTNTVKEYAPADGISDRKTVRHLIDMFEGTVQKIRQAGAFVSCLQAQNMDDKEADALRGKVTELSAGFQNGLTIFDGKLSQYENDQWKLLLEDEKLHELSFVLTERRTNAVQRLSEKEEMLINKLSVDGYHGWGQMYDTIVGSMQIPFEENGHVSYLSVGQAANKFSHPNREVRQKVFVEWEKAWNEKGALLSKTLNHLAGFRLNTYEMRNWDNVLKEPLEYNRMDEKTLTAMWRVISNNKKPLVEFLNRKAKLLGVDKLSWFDVDAPIGKTETKMTYQEGAEFILDHFAKFGEEMTSFAKTAFENNWIEAEDRHGKRPGGFHTYFPESAQSRIFMTYSGTPSNVSTLAHELGHGFHTYAMKDMHTLNRNYAMNVAETASTLAEMIVADAAVKNASSEEEKLVLLEDKIQRSVALLMNIHARFIFETSFYEERRKGLVSKERLNELMVAAQQEAFGDALAEYHPSFWGSKLHFYITGVPFYNFPYTFGYLFSLGIYAKAIQEGQGYEDKYISLLKDTASMSVEELAKKHLDVDLTDDAFWESAIKVCIDDVEEFLALTK; from the coding sequence TTGACAAACAAAATGTATGCAGATGTTTGGGATTTAGATGTTTTTTTCCCTGGAGGAAGCAGTTCACCAGAATTCACCAAGCATCTTGAGGAGACAGGAACTAAAATTGAAGAGTTCACCAACACGGTTAAGGAGTATGCTCCTGCAGACGGCATCTCTGACCGGAAAACAGTTCGACATTTAATCGATATGTTTGAAGGCACTGTGCAAAAAATCCGCCAGGCAGGTGCATTTGTCAGCTGTTTACAGGCACAAAACATGGATGATAAGGAGGCAGATGCTCTAAGAGGGAAAGTAACAGAGTTGAGTGCAGGCTTTCAAAATGGATTGACGATCTTTGATGGGAAATTATCTCAATATGAAAATGACCAATGGAAGCTGCTTCTTGAGGATGAAAAGCTTCATGAACTATCGTTTGTTCTGACAGAGAGACGAACGAATGCAGTTCAAAGGCTGTCTGAAAAAGAAGAAATGCTGATTAACAAGCTGAGTGTTGACGGGTATCATGGCTGGGGCCAAATGTACGATACAATTGTTGGCAGCATGCAAATTCCGTTTGAGGAAAATGGTCATGTGAGCTATTTGTCTGTTGGGCAAGCTGCCAATAAGTTCTCACATCCAAATCGTGAAGTTCGCCAAAAGGTCTTTGTGGAATGGGAAAAGGCATGGAATGAAAAGGGTGCATTATTATCTAAGACGTTAAATCATCTTGCTGGTTTTCGGTTAAATACATATGAGATGAGAAATTGGGATAATGTGCTGAAAGAGCCGCTTGAATACAATAGGATGGACGAAAAGACACTTACGGCGATGTGGCGGGTAATCAGTAATAATAAAAAGCCGCTTGTGGAGTTCTTGAACAGAAAAGCAAAATTACTTGGGGTAGATAAGCTGAGCTGGTTTGATGTTGATGCGCCAATTGGGAAAACTGAAACAAAAATGACTTATCAGGAGGGCGCAGAATTCATTCTTGATCATTTTGCGAAATTCGGGGAGGAAATGACGTCCTTTGCTAAAACGGCATTTGAAAACAACTGGATTGAGGCTGAAGATAGACATGGGAAAAGACCAGGAGGCTTTCACACTTATTTTCCTGAAAGTGCTCAATCAAGGATTTTTATGACCTATTCAGGAACGCCGTCCAATGTATCGACATTGGCACATGAGCTTGGTCACGGCTTCCATACTTATGCAATGAAAGACATGCATACACTTAACCGTAATTATGCGATGAATGTCGCTGAAACAGCTTCCACACTTGCAGAGATGATTGTTGCAGATGCTGCAGTGAAAAACGCTTCCTCTGAGGAAGAGAAACTCGTTTTGTTAGAGGATAAAATTCAGCGTTCAGTTGCTCTGTTAATGAATATTCATGCCCGGTTTATTTTTGAAACAAGCTTCTATGAGGAAAGACGCAAAGGTCTTGTTAGTAAAGAGAGATTGAATGAGCTGATGGTTGCAGCTCAACAAGAGGCTTTTGGTGATGCGTTAGCAGAATATCATCCGTCCTTCTGGGGATCAAAGCTGCATTTTTATATTACAGGTGTGCCTTTTTATAATTTTCCATATACATTTGGATACTTATTTTCTCTTGGCATTTATGCAAAGGCCATTCAAGAAGGCCAAGGTTATGAAGACAAATATATTTCCCTCTTAAAAGACACTGCCAGCATGTCTGTTGAAGAGCTGGCGAAAAAACATCTTGATGTAGATTTGACAGATGACGCCTTCTGGGAAAGTGCTATTAAGGTATGTATAGATGATGTAGAAGAGTTTTTAGCATTAACAAAGTAA
- the pssA gene encoding CDP-diacylglycerol--serine O-phosphatidyltransferase: MFLHEVLEQTAKKLKAQIANFLTLTNLGLGGFSIIYSLKGHIQLSLLLIFIAALADRLDGMAARKFNIESELGKQLDSMSDIISFGVAPALLLYQAVLFEFSTVGSFFTVLYICCGAFRLARFNITENSGFFTGLPITAAGCIITFCTLGASFIAPHLYLFLLLILSVLMIGNFKWKKI, from the coding sequence ATGTTTCTACATGAAGTGCTAGAACAAACCGCTAAAAAGCTAAAAGCTCAAATTGCCAACTTCCTTACACTGACCAATTTAGGCCTTGGAGGATTTTCCATTATTTATAGCCTTAAGGGCCACATTCAGCTCAGCCTTTTATTAATATTTATTGCTGCACTTGCTGATAGGTTGGACGGGATGGCAGCACGCAAGTTCAACATTGAATCAGAGTTAGGCAAACAACTGGACTCTATGAGCGACATTATATCCTTTGGAGTGGCTCCGGCCCTGTTGCTTTACCAGGCAGTTTTATTTGAATTCAGTACAGTAGGCTCTTTCTTTACCGTCTTATATATTTGCTGCGGGGCATTTCGTCTGGCGAGATTTAACATTACAGAAAACAGCGGCTTTTTCACTGGCCTTCCTATAACTGCAGCAGGGTGTATTATTACTTTCTGCACATTAGGAGCCAGCTTTATTGCGCCACATCTGTACTTGTTTCTTCTTTTAATCCTATCTGTCCTGATGATAGGCAATTTCAAGTGGAAAAAAATATAA
- the yqeK gene encoding bis(5'-nucleosyl)-tetraphosphatase (symmetrical) YqeK — MNREQALLIVKKQLTEQRYVHTIGVMGTAIELAKRYDEDAEKAELAAIFHDYAKFRPKEEMKQIILDQKMDKTLLAFHSELWHAPVGAYLVEKEAGINDQEVLNAIKYHTSGRSGMSKLEKIIYLADYIEPGRTFPGVDEVRELAMISLDDAFIKSVKNTISFLMSRNQAVFPTTFEMYNSFVTKTEVE, encoded by the coding sequence ATGAATCGTGAACAAGCGCTTCTCATCGTAAAAAAACAATTGACAGAACAGCGATATGTTCACACAATTGGTGTCATGGGAACAGCCATTGAACTGGCGAAGCGATATGATGAAGATGCGGAAAAAGCAGAATTGGCTGCTATTTTTCATGACTATGCAAAATTTCGTCCAAAAGAAGAAATGAAACAAATCATTCTTGATCAAAAAATGGATAAAACATTGTTGGCCTTTCATTCTGAACTTTGGCATGCTCCTGTTGGGGCCTACTTAGTCGAAAAGGAAGCAGGCATAAATGATCAAGAGGTACTTAATGCAATTAAATATCATACTTCTGGAAGATCCGGAATGAGCAAACTAGAAAAAATCATCTACTTAGCAGATTATATCGAGCCAGGAAGAACTTTTCCTGGTGTCGATGAGGTTAGAGAATTAGCGATGATCAGTTTAGATGATGCTTTTATAAAATCAGTTAAAAATACAATTTCATTTTTAATGAGCCGCAACCAAGCGGTCTTTCCTACGACATTTGAAATGTATAACAGCTTTGTAACGAAAACGGAGGTAGAATAA
- the rsfS gene encoding ribosome silencing factor, which translates to MEERNLLLTAVKAADDKRAENIVALNMKGISLVSDYFVICHGNSDKQVQAIANEIKDKCGEIGVTVKRLEGFQEAKWILVDLGDIVVHVFHRDERTYYNLERLWGDAPVENIQSVIEQ; encoded by the coding sequence ATGGAAGAACGTAATTTACTTTTGACTGCTGTTAAAGCAGCAGATGATAAACGAGCAGAAAATATAGTAGCATTAAACATGAAAGGAATCTCTTTAGTCTCAGATTATTTCGTAATTTGTCACGGTAATTCCGATAAACAAGTGCAGGCAATTGCAAATGAGATTAAAGATAAATGTGGAGAAATCGGTGTAACAGTTAAGCGCTTGGAAGGATTCCAAGAGGCAAAATGGATTCTTGTTGACCTTGGGGACATCGTTGTACATGTCTTCCACCGAGATGAAAGAACGTATTACAATTTGGAAAGACTTTGGGGAGATGCACCTGTTGAAAATATCCAAAGTGTGATTGAGCAATGA